From a region of the Neisseria subflava genome:
- a CDS encoding phage tail tape measure protein — protein sequence MANGLTLGITVGASVGAAVAGIKSVKSSLDVLDKASANLAKRQKMLGQTLENPLRMTRSRVGELKREYDQLGRAIAKIDAKRTDVALLQQKRQQHYDKRNSFKDEILGAATAAGSIAVPVKLAVEFESSMADVRKVIDFDTPQQFKEMEQDILRLTRTIPMAGSELAKIAASGGQLGIARKDISSFTETIAKMSVAFDMSAEQAGESMAKLANVYQIPITQIGKLGDAINHLSNSSPAKASEIVNALGRVGGVAKQFGLTELQTASLSSAFIALGRTPEVAGTAINGMLTKLMTADKQGKKFQAVLEGMGTDSKALKKAIAENGEQALIDFLKQIEKLPKENQMGALVDLFGLEYADDVAALVGGLDTYKKSIEELKKTGKGGTPEFMGSMEKEFAARSATTANNWQLLKNSLVEIGITIGSVLLPALNQGMNAIKPLVNGFADWAAKNPEFANSLFYVVAGLASLKAGSFVFRFLSNEIGGLMTSFRLAKTLLGADWMATVLRFKSGVGFLAKGFGLLKTVFSVFGSGIMSVLRFLPMLASGFLKLGMALMANPIFLALGLLAVAAYLLYNNWSEVVGGAKALWQSLVTFFSGLWEKITAFFSSGIGNIAETILNFSPLGLFYQAFAGVMSWFGVTLPSTFSGFGRMLIQGLINGIKSAAAAVYNTIASIGNSIKAKFQAVMDIHSPSREFRRFGGFITQGLDIGIRRTASQPISTIGTWAGRLKDSFTNRVGQLRADVAARVSGHRADFEQARQAASAPGGVTIHFNPTINAPGGNPAQIQTALQMGLREFETLFQRMMADRERRAF from the coding sequence ATGGCAAACGGTTTAACGCTGGGTATTACCGTCGGCGCATCCGTCGGTGCGGCGGTGGCCGGAATAAAATCTGTCAAATCTTCTTTAGATGTACTGGATAAAGCCAGTGCGAATTTGGCTAAGCGTCAAAAAATGCTTGGACAAACCTTGGAAAACCCGTTGCGTATGACTCGTAGTCGTGTTGGAGAGTTAAAACGGGAATACGATCAACTTGGACGTGCGATTGCCAAAATTGATGCCAAGCGTACCGATGTTGCTCTTTTGCAGCAAAAACGCCAGCAGCATTACGATAAGCGTAATAGCTTTAAAGATGAAATCTTAGGTGCAGCTACTGCTGCTGGTTCAATCGCCGTCCCAGTAAAGTTGGCAGTAGAGTTTGAGTCATCGATGGCTGATGTACGAAAAGTCATTGATTTTGACACGCCGCAGCAATTCAAGGAAATGGAGCAGGACATCTTAAGGTTGACCAGAACCATTCCGATGGCTGGCAGTGAGCTGGCCAAAATCGCAGCATCGGGAGGTCAGTTAGGGATTGCGCGTAAAGACATTTCCTCTTTTACTGAAACCATTGCCAAAATGTCGGTAGCTTTCGATATGTCTGCCGAACAAGCTGGCGAGAGCATGGCCAAGCTGGCGAATGTTTACCAAATACCAATTACCCAAATAGGGAAACTTGGTGACGCCATCAACCATTTGTCTAACAGCAGCCCGGCCAAAGCTTCGGAAATTGTCAATGCACTCGGTCGTGTTGGTGGCGTGGCTAAGCAGTTCGGTCTGACCGAACTTCAGACGGCCTCGCTTTCTAGTGCTTTTATCGCTTTGGGTAGGACGCCGGAAGTAGCAGGTACAGCCATCAACGGTATGTTGACCAAGTTGATGACAGCTGATAAGCAGGGCAAGAAATTCCAGGCGGTTCTGGAAGGCATGGGTACTGATTCCAAAGCCTTGAAAAAAGCGATTGCCGAAAATGGTGAACAAGCCTTGATAGATTTTTTGAAGCAAATTGAAAAGCTGCCTAAAGAAAATCAAATGGGTGCATTGGTTGATTTGTTCGGTTTGGAATATGCCGATGATGTGGCCGCGCTTGTGGGCGGTTTGGACACATATAAGAAGTCTATCGAAGAACTAAAAAAAACAGGTAAAGGCGGAACTCCTGAATTCATGGGCAGTATGGAAAAGGAGTTCGCTGCACGTTCGGCCACAACAGCCAATAACTGGCAACTTTTAAAAAACAGTTTGGTAGAAATTGGCATCACCATTGGCAGCGTTCTGCTGCCTGCTCTGAATCAAGGAATGAACGCTATTAAGCCGCTTGTAAACGGTTTTGCTGATTGGGCAGCTAAGAATCCTGAATTTGCAAATTCTCTTTTTTATGTGGTTGCAGGTTTAGCTTCACTCAAAGCCGGCAGTTTTGTTTTCCGTTTTCTCAGCAATGAAATTGGCGGCTTAATGACATCATTTCGTTTGGCTAAAACCTTGCTTGGTGCAGACTGGATGGCAACGGTCTTGAGATTTAAATCAGGTGTTGGCTTTTTAGCTAAAGGCTTTGGCTTATTAAAAACAGTTTTTTCTGTTTTCGGCTCCGGCATCATGTCTGTTCTTCGCTTCCTTCCTATGTTGGCTTCTGGCTTCCTTAAGTTGGGTATGGCTTTAATGGCCAATCCGATTTTTCTTGCGCTTGGCCTGTTAGCCGTTGCCGCCTATCTGCTCTACAACAATTGGTCAGAGGTCGTTGGTGGCGCAAAGGCATTATGGCAAAGCTTAGTAACATTTTTCAGTGGACTTTGGGAAAAAATCACAGCCTTCTTCAGTAGTGGTATAGGCAATATTGCAGAAACCATTCTCAATTTTTCACCACTCGGTTTGTTCTATCAGGCATTTGCCGGTGTGATGAGCTGGTTTGGAGTAACCCTACCATCAACCTTTTCCGGCTTTGGTCGGATGCTGATTCAGGGATTGATCAATGGCATTAAATCAGCGGCGGCAGCTGTATATAACACAATTGCATCTATCGGTAATTCGATTAAGGCTAAATTCCAGGCGGTAATGGATATCCATTCGCCAAGTCGTGAATTCCGCCGTTTCGGTGGTTTTATCACCCAAGGTTTGGATATCGGTATTCGCCGTACGGCCAGCCAGCCAATCAGTACTATCGGCACATGGGCAGGCCGTCTGAAAGACAGTTTTACGAACCGTGTCGGTCAGTTACGTGCTGATGTTGCTGCGCGTGTATCCGGTCATCGTGCAGATTTCGAGCAGGCACGGCAGGCTGCGTCCGCCCCTGGTGGTGTGACCATCCATTTTAATCCGACCATCAACGCGCCAGGTGGCAACCCTGCACAAATTCAGACGGCCTTGCAAATGGGTTTGCGCGAATTTGAAACGCTGTTTCAACGTATGATGGCCGACCGTGAACGGAGGGCTTTCTGA
- a CDS encoding phage tail protein, with product MYAMLGDVRFETLQSFSSLEAQHSAKFAKHEVLKGRPRLQAMENELTTLRFGLKLHWMLGNPDTAYKGLLAALEAQQAVSLVYGSGRFVGWFVIESLTERTLIQDSKGRTAARELDVELTEFVGDPNNPLPTPGVANGQNPLLAMLPESVRAPLSKVADAVQTGVRIYRSVEQEVEQLQTLIAHARELKHDPLALLGVVGDAVNLGGTALGKLNRLPEVSKYIGNLSGAAEMLAYGGQAARELSGGLAALRNGAQSGTVGGWLEGGAAAIASAADSLNNGARGAQSLTAWLAGRKDRTK from the coding sequence ATGTATGCAATGTTGGGCGATGTACGGTTTGAAACCTTGCAAAGTTTTTCCAGCCTGGAAGCGCAGCACTCGGCCAAGTTTGCCAAGCATGAAGTGCTTAAGGGAAGACCACGCCTGCAGGCGATGGAAAATGAGCTGACCACGCTGAGATTTGGGTTAAAGCTGCATTGGATGTTGGGCAATCCTGACACGGCCTACAAGGGCTTGCTGGCCGCTCTGGAGGCGCAGCAGGCGGTGTCGTTGGTTTATGGTTCAGGGCGATTTGTCGGCTGGTTTGTAATTGAAAGCCTGACCGAGCGCACGTTGATTCAGGATAGCAAAGGCCGTACCGCCGCGCGTGAGTTGGACGTTGAGTTGACTGAATTTGTCGGCGACCCAAATAACCCGCTGCCGACCCCAGGCGTGGCCAACGGCCAAAACCCGCTGCTTGCCATGTTGCCCGAGTCAGTGCGTGCCCCTTTGTCCAAAGTGGCCGATGCGGTGCAGACCGGCGTGCGCATCTACCGCAGTGTGGAACAAGAGGTGGAGCAGCTGCAAACTCTGATTGCCCATGCCCGCGAGCTGAAACACGACCCGCTCGCTTTACTCGGCGTGGTGGGCGATGCGGTCAATCTTGGCGGCACGGCGTTGGGTAAATTGAACAGGCTGCCTGAAGTCAGCAAATACATCGGCAACCTGTCCGGTGCGGCCGAAATGCTGGCCTACGGCGGCCAGGCGGCGCGCGAACTATCCGGCGGTTTGGCCGCGCTGCGCAACGGTGCGCAAAGCGGCACGGTGGGCGGCTGGCTGGAAGGCGGCGCGGCGGCTATTGCCTCGGCCGCCGACAGCCTGAACAACGGCGCACGCGGTGCGCAAAGCCTGACCGCGTGGCTGGCCGGCAGAAAGGACAGGACGAAATGA
- a CDS encoding gp436 family protein, translating to MYYINAENMLKAMSKPELVQLTNDEPRATEPDMAVVDEAIRYASDLVDGYLRGRYPLPLKSVPTVLPPLCINIARHFLHSRRINRADFPKTLETAYNATLKTLEAIRDGKIHIGVDTLDKEAQPEPGAYHTRGGSRIDMTGY from the coding sequence ATGTACTACATCAACGCCGAGAATATGCTCAAGGCTATGAGTAAGCCGGAATTGGTGCAGTTGACCAACGATGAGCCGCGTGCGACTGAGCCGGATATGGCGGTGGTAGATGAAGCCATCCGCTATGCCAGCGACTTGGTTGACGGCTATTTGCGCGGACGCTATCCGCTGCCTCTTAAGTCGGTGCCGACGGTGTTGCCGCCATTGTGTATCAACATTGCCCGCCATTTCCTGCACTCGCGCCGCATCAATCGGGCGGATTTCCCGAAGACGTTGGAGACTGCCTACAACGCGACTCTGAAAACGTTGGAAGCCATCCGCGACGGCAAAATCCATATCGGCGTTGATACTTTGGACAAAGAGGCGCAGCCGGAGCCAGGCGCGTATCACACGCGTGGCGGTTCGCGTATTGACATGACGGGGTATTGA
- a CDS encoding Gp49 family protein translates to MSLKITPQEIENKIDKADYHRVGETTAIVCSLTLKSGFVVIGKAACFSHDIFDEQMGCELAYQDAIRHLCELEAYRLKENAVMQKVEV, encoded by the coding sequence ATGAGCTTAAAGATTACACCTCAAGAAATCGAAAACAAGATTGATAAGGCTGATTATCACCGTGTGGGTGAGACAACTGCAATCGTTTGCTCGTTGACCCTGAAATCAGGTTTTGTCGTGATTGGTAAGGCGGCTTGTTTTAGCCACGATATTTTTGACGAACAGATGGGCTGTGAATTGGCATACCAAGATGCTATTCGCCATCTGTGTGAATTGGAAGCTTATCGTTTGAAAGAAAATGCAGTTATGCAGAAAGTAGAGGTTTAA
- a CDS encoding phage major tail tube protein, with the protein MAQLNAIYNANVYIDGNNLLGKAAEITAPEVEFTMDEVTGLGLFGTIKLPSGMEALESEITWNSFYPEVASRSKNPFKAVQLMIRSNLQTFDAAGLQKEVPMVTTMTGTFGKDALGGFKPKEKAAFSSTFQVNEVRQVADGRELFYYNFFNNILRVDGVDVLAQMRKNIGA; encoded by the coding sequence ATGGCGCAATTAAATGCAATTTACAATGCCAACGTCTATATCGACGGCAACAATCTACTGGGCAAGGCGGCAGAAATTACCGCGCCTGAAGTCGAGTTCACTATGGATGAAGTCACCGGCTTGGGTCTTTTCGGTACGATCAAGCTGCCAAGCGGCATGGAGGCTTTGGAATCCGAAATCACATGGAACAGCTTTTATCCCGAAGTGGCCTCACGCAGCAAGAATCCGTTTAAAGCGGTGCAGCTGATGATTCGTTCCAACCTGCAAACATTCGACGCAGCAGGTTTGCAGAAAGAAGTGCCAATGGTCACTACTATGACCGGCACATTCGGCAAAGATGCGTTGGGTGGCTTTAAACCAAAAGAAAAGGCAGCGTTTTCCAGCACCTTCCAGGTAAATGAAGTACGCCAAGTAGCTGATGGCCGAGAGCTCTTCTACTACAACTTCTTCAATAATATTCTGCGCGTGGACGGCGTAGATGTATTGGCACAGATGCGTAAAAACATCGGCGCATAA
- a CDS encoding gp16 family protein, which translates to METAKAKKQRLIRLIHVGKTQLMMADSEYRTLLANISRGKTSSTKLSVDELELVVTALKARGFVVTTKAQAKSDKPDIKVRPAHPAVDGQIKKIRALWLELHGIGAVRNPSELALGRFVKRMVGVDYHGWLDIDNAQKVIEHLKQWLLREERKLEVLSG; encoded by the coding sequence ATGGAAACGGCAAAAGCGAAAAAACAGCGTTTAATCCGTCTGATTCACGTCGGTAAAACGCAGTTGATGATGGCCGATAGCGAGTACCGTACGCTATTGGCCAATATTTCGCGCGGGAAAACGAGCAGCACTAAGTTGTCGGTCGATGAGTTAGAACTGGTGGTAACGGCTCTGAAGGCGCGTGGTTTTGTAGTAACGACAAAAGCGCAGGCTAAAAGTGACAAGCCGGATATTAAAGTCCGGCCTGCCCATCCTGCGGTTGATGGCCAAATTAAAAAAATACGTGCGTTATGGCTTGAACTACACGGTATCGGTGCAGTAAGAAATCCGTCCGAGCTGGCTTTGGGCAGGTTTGTAAAGCGTATGGTCGGCGTTGATTATCATGGCTGGCTTGATATTGATAATGCACAGAAGGTCATTGAACACTTGAAACAATGGTTGTTACGCGAGGAAAGAAAATTGGAGGTGCTAAGTGGCTGA
- a CDS encoding Gp37 family protein, with protein sequence MSATRPVIDAVVEHLQTAIPWVIVEAFPERPSEYQFIHPTGAILVGYGGSKFTDLEHLGNIAQQRDMTLVLTVIGSNLHGDEGTLAILDEARLAIVGFRPPNCLPCHLLQERFLNEDAGAWQYELTVQTETQQVEVCKPNTNPLLIKVHGRLNGNALNPDLKPKENS encoded by the coding sequence GTGAGTGCGACACGTCCTGTTATTGACGCGGTAGTTGAGCATTTGCAGACGGCCATTCCATGGGTCATCGTGGAAGCGTTCCCCGAAAGGCCGTCTGAATACCAGTTTATCCACCCGACCGGTGCGATTTTGGTGGGCTACGGTGGCAGTAAGTTCACTGATTTGGAACATTTGGGCAACATTGCCCAGCAGCGCGACATGACGCTGGTGTTAACCGTTATCGGCAGCAATCTGCACGGCGATGAAGGCACGCTGGCGATTTTAGACGAAGCCCGGTTGGCGATTGTCGGCTTCCGCCCTCCAAACTGTCTGCCGTGTCATTTATTGCAAGAGCGTTTTTTAAACGAAGATGCCGGTGCATGGCAGTATGAGCTGACCGTTCAGACGGAAACTCAACAAGTCGAAGTTTGTAAGCCCAATACCAATCCCTTGCTCATTAAGGTGCATGGCCGCTTGAATGGAAATGCATTAAACCCTGATTTAAAACCTAAGGAGAATTCATAA
- a CDS encoding Mor transcription activator family protein has translation MADERVPELVTDLEDQMSACLCSELPMLDKTQAKVVSKKVARFITDNWGGQLIYIPKNHIGKVSERDQQVYREFNGKNHAALSKKFDLTVQQIYRIVKAVGDAERSKRQTDLFG, from the coding sequence GTGGCTGATGAGCGTGTACCCGAGCTGGTAACCGATTTGGAAGACCAAATGTCTGCCTGTTTATGTTCTGAGCTACCGATGTTGGATAAAACTCAGGCGAAGGTGGTAAGTAAGAAGGTGGCAAGATTCATTACGGACAACTGGGGAGGCCAATTGATTTATATCCCGAAGAACCATATCGGCAAGGTATCGGAAAGAGACCAACAGGTATATCGGGAATTTAATGGTAAGAATCATGCGGCGTTAAGTAAGAAATTTGATTTAACTGTTCAGCAAATCTATCGAATTGTGAAAGCAGTCGGAGATGCGGAAAGGTCGAAAAGACAGACTGATTTGTTTGGATAA
- a CDS encoding phage tail sheath family protein: MAAAYHHGTETIRIDGGSNPVYTVDGAITAIVGTAPVGAVNELTVCQTKKDFAQFGGELTGKGFTLPDAANIWTRYASGVAYVINVCDPARHKTQVQNEVLTVDSNTLTAYTAKPALLAGYALTDGASALTEGQHYTINTLTGEIVYKTKPTAPKISYSYVDPTKVTEADIIGAYVAATGKRTGLELLSEGYNRQGADAKIIIVPNYDKTATVAAKMITVADNLNAIAYINAPEGTTLSKALEGRGPLGTINFQTSSDRAELFFPHVIGLLGMESLATHAAGLRMKTDVEQGYWFSKSNRELLGVTGVEIGLTARADDPQSETNRLNEKGITTVFNSYGTGYRMWGNRLACFPTTSHIKNFEVAQRTGDLIDESIRRAELQYVDRPIDEALLDSLLETVRTYMSTLPSIVGFSLSLDYDYDLVDAFSKGQVPIVYSYTPKIPAERLTNTSVMTRKYLANLVSGN; encoded by the coding sequence ATGGCAGCAGCCTATCATCATGGTACGGAGACCATCCGTATTGACGGTGGTTCTAATCCTGTCTATACCGTTGACGGTGCGATTACGGCTATTGTCGGTACTGCACCAGTCGGTGCGGTCAACGAATTGACTGTGTGTCAAACCAAGAAAGACTTTGCACAATTTGGCGGTGAGCTGACCGGTAAAGGCTTTACTTTGCCTGATGCGGCCAATATTTGGACACGTTATGCTTCTGGTGTGGCTTATGTGATTAACGTGTGCGATCCCGCACGCCATAAGACCCAAGTACAGAACGAAGTATTGACCGTCGACAGCAATACCTTGACGGCCTATACCGCCAAACCTGCACTGCTTGCCGGTTATGCCCTGACTGACGGCGCATCCGCACTGACCGAAGGCCAGCACTACACCATCAACACGCTAACCGGCGAGATTGTGTATAAAACCAAACCGACCGCCCCGAAAATCAGTTACAGCTACGTAGACCCGACCAAAGTAACAGAGGCCGACATCATCGGTGCATATGTCGCGGCTACCGGAAAGCGTACGGGCTTGGAGCTGCTCTCAGAAGGCTACAATCGCCAAGGCGCAGATGCCAAAATCATTATTGTGCCGAATTACGACAAAACGGCTACCGTCGCCGCCAAAATGATTACTGTGGCCGACAACCTGAATGCAATTGCCTATATCAACGCACCTGAAGGCACGACCTTGAGCAAAGCTCTCGAAGGCCGTGGACCATTGGGTACGATTAATTTTCAGACATCAAGCGACCGTGCCGAGCTGTTTTTTCCGCATGTGATCGGTCTGTTGGGTATGGAATCACTGGCTACCCACGCTGCTGGTCTGCGCATGAAGACCGATGTTGAGCAGGGTTATTGGTTCAGCAAATCCAACCGCGAACTCTTGGGTGTAACCGGCGTGGAAATCGGTCTGACTGCTCGCGCCGACGACCCGCAGTCCGAAACCAACCGCCTCAATGAAAAAGGCATTACTACCGTCTTCAATAGCTACGGTACTGGGTACCGTATGTGGGGCAACCGTCTTGCCTGTTTCCCAACTACTTCTCACATCAAGAACTTTGAGGTAGCCCAACGTACCGGCGACTTGATTGACGAGTCCATCCGTCGCGCCGAGTTGCAATATGTCGACCGCCCGATTGACGAAGCCTTGCTCGACAGCCTGCTGGAAACCGTCCGTACCTACATGAGTACGTTGCCGTCCATCGTCGGCTTCTCTCTGAGTTTGGACTACGACTACGATTTGGTCGACGCATTCAGCAAAGGCCAAGTCCCCATCGTTTATTCCTACACACCGAAAATCCCGGCCGAACGTCTGACCAATACCTCGGTAATGACCCGCAAATATCTGGCCAACTTGGTCAGCGGCAATTAA
- a CDS encoding 2-oxoacid:acceptor oxidoreductase, whose translation MKKLFEIFKSGTRTDNNGRKVTITDADVAQAAAAYDPKLHEAPLVIGHPKTDAPAYGWVGSLQADGGVLSADFAQMDDDFVSLVQSGRYKKVSASFYPPDSPSNPKPGSWYLRHVGFLGAQPPAVKGLSAINFAEDDEYVEFSEYAHRRTALIFRRLREWLIEQYDAATADKVVADWEIRDIEESADWQPEPPTPAFADPVTPNESQTHENKETSMSPEEQLAAEKAAREQAEAKAAAAEAELKRLQDEQDQALREGQHDQNAEFAEALVKEGRLKPADKDLVVQVLDFAEYPEHTSVDFGEGSTIGEALRQFLRNLPEVLPSGHYTKGTTPMASSGLPADFAEVANPDALSHHERAVALAAKEGISYEEAARRTAV comes from the coding sequence GTGAAAAAGTTGTTTGAAATTTTTAAATCCGGCACGCGTACTGACAATAACGGCCGAAAAGTGACGATTACCGATGCGGATGTGGCTCAGGCAGCTGCTGCATATGATCCAAAGCTGCATGAAGCACCACTGGTTATCGGCCATCCGAAGACCGATGCTCCGGCCTATGGCTGGGTGGGCAGTCTGCAAGCCGATGGTGGTGTGCTGTCTGCCGATTTTGCGCAAATGGACGATGATTTTGTCAGTCTTGTACAAAGCGGCCGCTACAAAAAAGTGTCGGCCAGTTTCTATCCGCCCGACAGCCCGAGCAATCCGAAGCCAGGCTCTTGGTATCTGCGCCATGTCGGTTTTCTCGGTGCGCAACCACCTGCGGTAAAAGGTTTATCCGCCATTAATTTTGCTGAAGACGATGAGTATGTCGAGTTTTCCGAATATGCACACCGCCGCACGGCCTTGATTTTCCGTCGTCTGCGTGAGTGGCTGATTGAGCAGTACGACGCGGCCACCGCCGATAAAGTAGTTGCCGATTGGGAAATTCGCGACATTGAAGAATCGGCAGACTGGCAGCCCGAACCGCCCACACCGGCATTTGCCGACCCTGTAACCCCAAACGAATCTCAAACCCATGAAAACAAGGAGACCTCTATGTCGCCCGAAGAACAACTGGCAGCCGAAAAAGCCGCCCGTGAACAAGCCGAAGCTAAGGCAGCCGCTGCGGAAGCAGAGCTGAAACGCTTGCAAGACGAGCAAGACCAAGCCTTGCGTGAAGGTCAACATGATCAGAATGCCGAATTTGCCGAAGCCTTGGTAAAAGAAGGCCGTCTAAAACCCGCTGATAAGGATTTGGTGGTGCAGGTATTGGACTTCGCAGAATACCCCGAACATACCAGCGTCGATTTTGGCGAAGGCAGCACCATTGGCGAAGCGTTGCGCCAATTCTTGCGCAACCTGCCGGAAGTATTGCCAAGCGGCCACTATACCAAAGGGACTACTCCTATGGCTTCCTCCGGACTGCCAGCCGATTTTGCCGAAGTGGCTAATCCTGATGCGCTGAGCCATCACGAACGTGCTGTGGCTTTGGCAGCCAAAGAAGGCATCAGCTACGAAGAAGCGGCACGCCGTACCGCCGTTTAA
- a CDS encoding HU family DNA-binding protein, with protein MPHLNLNRSQKVNKSELIQAIADEAELNKRDAAEFVDAFVSVVTQAMKDGKDVTLVGFGSFHTAQSAERKGRNPKTGEPLTIAARKTPKFRSGKALKKAVNP; from the coding sequence CTGCCGCATTTAAACCTAAATAGGAGTCAAAAAGTGAATAAATCCGAATTAATCCAAGCCATCGCCGATGAGGCGGAATTGAACAAACGCGATGCGGCAGAATTTGTCGATGCGTTTGTCAGCGTGGTAACGCAGGCGATGAAGGACGGCAAAGACGTTACGTTGGTCGGCTTCGGCTCGTTCCACACCGCCCAATCTGCCGAGCGTAAAGGCCGCAATCCGAAAACGGGCGAACCGCTGACTATCGCTGCACGTAAAACGCCTAAATTCCGCTCTGGAAAGGCGTTGAAAAAAGCAGTCAATCCATAG
- a CDS encoding phage tail assembly protein, with amino-acid sequence MTEAQKLQDNLGATKTVKLKYPVRLATGENLTELKLRRPRVGDLRAVAHLSSDAEQELTIFARITGLVPEDLDELDLYDYKQVQDWFRRSQEDEAAAE; translated from the coding sequence ATGACTGAAGCGCAAAAACTGCAAGACAACTTGGGTGCAACTAAAACTGTAAAGCTGAAATATCCTGTACGTTTGGCGACGGGCGAAAACCTGACCGAACTGAAACTGCGCCGTCCGCGTGTGGGTGATTTGCGTGCTGTGGCGCACTTGAGCAGCGATGCCGAACAGGAGTTGACGATTTTCGCGCGCATCACAGGTTTGGTGCCTGAAGATTTGGACGAGCTGGATTTGTATGACTACAAACAGGTGCAAGACTGGTTTCGTCGCTCACAAGAAGACGAAGCCGCTGCTGAGTAA
- a CDS encoding tail protein X, which produces MSESVLRHLTREGDRWDLIAWRYYGNPLEISRLIAANLTVFVPVIPAKPQTQADMPPWLRGDNGDDDADA; this is translated from the coding sequence ATGAGCGAATCGGTATTAAGACACCTGACACGCGAGGGCGACCGCTGGGATTTGATTGCTTGGCGATACTACGGCAACCCTTTGGAAATCTCCCGCCTGATTGCCGCCAACCTAACCGTGTTCGTGCCGGTGATTCCGGCCAAACCCCAAACCCAAGCCGACATGCCGCCGTGGCTGCGCGGCGATAACGGAGACGACGATGCAGATGCCTAA
- a CDS encoding GpE family phage tail protein, which translates to MNAVADLAWWFGWSVQEVYAMPLDEFEDWQKEAARQIKAGYGRIGGI; encoded by the coding sequence TTGAATGCTGTTGCTGATTTGGCTTGGTGGTTTGGCTGGAGTGTTCAAGAAGTGTATGCCATGCCGCTTGATGAGTTTGAAGACTGGCAAAAAGAAGCAGCCCGCCAAATCAAGGCGGGCTACGGAAGAATCGGGGGTATTTAA
- a CDS encoding DUF2190 family protein, with amino-acid sequence MAQTKQVVLVTTITATGAIVKNRFVNFKGAQARAGEAILGVAPYDVETGDTATVDVVGIAVVESGGAVAIGAEVGADEQGCAIPDALRNVGRALTAATAAGETVRVLLRG; translated from the coding sequence ATGGCTCAAACCAAACAAGTGGTACTGGTAACCACCATTACCGCAACAGGCGCGATTGTGAAAAACCGCTTTGTTAATTTTAAAGGCGCACAGGCTAGAGCCGGCGAGGCCATTTTGGGTGTCGCTCCATATGATGTTGAAACTGGTGATACTGCTACAGTCGATGTGGTCGGTATCGCTGTTGTCGAATCAGGTGGCGCAGTGGCTATCGGTGCCGAAGTAGGCGCAGACGAACAAGGCTGTGCAATACCCGATGCATTAAGAAATGTCGGTAGGGCTCTGACTGCTGCAACCGCTGCAGGTGAAACTGTTCGTGTATTGTTGAGAGGTTAA